In Helianthus annuus cultivar XRQ/B chromosome 9, HanXRQr2.0-SUNRISE, whole genome shotgun sequence, the following are encoded in one genomic region:
- the LOC110921948 gene encoding serine carboxypeptidase-like 25 isoform X1: protein MAKLHNSPSFLILTLLFLAFQVSKSDKTTPHKHHHHLEEEADRIIALPGQPNVSFNQFSGYVTVNQMAGRALFYWLTETPNHPLSKPLVIWLNGGPGCSSVAYGASEEVGPFRINKGATGLHLNKFSWNNVANILFLETPAGVGFSYTNRSSDLLDTGDRRTAEDSLHFVIRWMERFPRYKHRDVYIAGESYAGHYVPQLARQILRHNSNSGSNPIKLKGIMVGNAVTDNYYDNLGTVTYWWSHAMISDKTYHQLINTCDFRRQKNSNECESLYSYAMDQEFGNIDQYNIYAPPCNNSDDGSYLSSTRQTMRLPHRPRQTTRQMSGYDPCTERYAEVYYNREDVQKAFHANTTRIPYKWTACSETLNRNWNDSEVSILPIYRELITAGLRIWVFSGDVDSVVPVTATRYALAQLKLKTKVPWYPWYVKKQVGGWTEVYEGLTFATVRGAGHEVPLFKPRAALQLLMSFLKGQPLPKA, encoded by the exons ATGGCCAAATTACATAATTCTCCCTCATTTCTCATCCTCACCCTCTTGTTTCTTGCTTTTCAAGTCTCCAAAAGTGACAAAACTACCCCTCACAAACACCACCATCATCTTGAAGAGGAAGCTGACCGGATTATTGCACTTCCCGGTCAACCCAACGTCTCATTTAACCAGTTCTCCGGTTATGTCACTGTCAACCAGATGGCCGGCAGAGCCCTCTTTTACTGGCTTACTGAAACACCTAACCACCCTCTCTCTAAACCCCTGGTCATATGGCTCAATGGAG GTCCCGGATGCTCATCGGTGGCCTATGGTGCATCTGAAGAAGTGGGTCCATTCAGAATAAACAAAGGGGCCACGGGGTTACACCTCAACAAATTCTCCTGGAACAACGTTGCTAACATTTTGTTTCTCGAAACTCCGGCCGGTGTCGGTTTTTCCTACACCAACCGCTCGTCGGACCTACTTGACACTGGTGATCGTCGCACCG CTGAAGATTCACTTCACTTCGTGATACGATGGATGGAGAGATTTCCACGTTATAAACACCGTGACGTTTATATTGCAGGAGAAAGTTACGCTGGTCACTACGTCCCGCAACTCGCAAGACAGATTCTAAGACACAATTCAAATTCCGGTTCCAATCCCATTAAATTAAAAGGAATCATG GTAGGAAATGCTGTGACGGATAACTACTACGACAACCTTGGAACGGTGACGTATTGGTGGAGTCATGCAATGATATCTGATAAGACGTATCACCAACTCATAAACACGTGTGATTTTCGGCGCCAAAAGAATTCAAACGAGTGTGAATCATTGTATAGCTATGCTATGGATCAAGAGTTCGGTAATATCGACCAGTACAATATTTATGCACCCCCTTGTAACAACTCTGATGATGGTAGCTATTTGAGTTCCACTCGTCAAACCATGCGGTTGCCCCATCGGCCCCGTCAG ACGACAAGACAGATGTCGGGATATGATCCGTGTACCGAAAGGTATGCCGAGGTTTATTACAACAGAGAAGATGTTCAAAAGGCGTTTCATGCTAATACGACCCGAATCCCATACAAATGGACTGCTTGCAG TGAGACTTTGAATCGGAATTGGAACGACAGTGAAGTGTCGATTCTTCCAATATATCGTGAACTTATTACTGCTGGATTGCGGATTTGGGTCTTCAG TGGAGATGTTGATTCAGTGGTTCCAGTCACAGCTACTAGATATGCACTTGCACAACTCAAGTTGAAAACAAAGGTTCCATGGTACCCTTGGTATGTTAAAAAACAG GTGGGAGGATGGACAGAGGTATATGAAGGGCTAACATTTGCAACAGTGAGAGGGGCAGGTCATGAAGTACCACTTTTCAAGCCAAGGGCAGCATTGCAGTTATTGATGTCCTTTTTAAAAGGTCAACCACTTCCCAAAGCTTGA
- the LOC110921948 gene encoding serine carboxypeptidase-like 25 isoform X2, translating to MAKLHNSPSFLILTLLFLAFQVSKSDKTTPHKHHHHLEEEADRIIALPGQPNVSFNQFSGYVTVNQMAGRALFYWLTETPNHPLSKPLVIWLNGGPGCSSVAYGASEEVGPFRINKGATGLHLNKFSWNNVANILFLETPAGVGFSYTNRSSDLLDTGDRRTAEDSLHFVIRWMERFPRYKHRDVYIAGESYAGHYVPQLARQILRHNSNSGSNPIKLKGIMVGNAVTDNYYDNLGTVTYWWSHAMISDKTYHQLINTCDFRRQKNSNECESLYSYAMDQEFGNIDQYNIYAPPCNNSDDGSYLSSTRQTMRLPHRPRQTTRQMSGYDPCTERYAEVYYNREDVQKAFHANTTRIPYKWTACSETLNRNWNDSEVSILPIYRELITAGLRIWVFSGDVDSVVPVTATRYALAQLKLKTKVPWYPWWEDGQRYMKG from the exons ATGGCCAAATTACATAATTCTCCCTCATTTCTCATCCTCACCCTCTTGTTTCTTGCTTTTCAAGTCTCCAAAAGTGACAAAACTACCCCTCACAAACACCACCATCATCTTGAAGAGGAAGCTGACCGGATTATTGCACTTCCCGGTCAACCCAACGTCTCATTTAACCAGTTCTCCGGTTATGTCACTGTCAACCAGATGGCCGGCAGAGCCCTCTTTTACTGGCTTACTGAAACACCTAACCACCCTCTCTCTAAACCCCTGGTCATATGGCTCAATGGAG GTCCCGGATGCTCATCGGTGGCCTATGGTGCATCTGAAGAAGTGGGTCCATTCAGAATAAACAAAGGGGCCACGGGGTTACACCTCAACAAATTCTCCTGGAACAACGTTGCTAACATTTTGTTTCTCGAAACTCCGGCCGGTGTCGGTTTTTCCTACACCAACCGCTCGTCGGACCTACTTGACACTGGTGATCGTCGCACCG CTGAAGATTCACTTCACTTCGTGATACGATGGATGGAGAGATTTCCACGTTATAAACACCGTGACGTTTATATTGCAGGAGAAAGTTACGCTGGTCACTACGTCCCGCAACTCGCAAGACAGATTCTAAGACACAATTCAAATTCCGGTTCCAATCCCATTAAATTAAAAGGAATCATG GTAGGAAATGCTGTGACGGATAACTACTACGACAACCTTGGAACGGTGACGTATTGGTGGAGTCATGCAATGATATCTGATAAGACGTATCACCAACTCATAAACACGTGTGATTTTCGGCGCCAAAAGAATTCAAACGAGTGTGAATCATTGTATAGCTATGCTATGGATCAAGAGTTCGGTAATATCGACCAGTACAATATTTATGCACCCCCTTGTAACAACTCTGATGATGGTAGCTATTTGAGTTCCACTCGTCAAACCATGCGGTTGCCCCATCGGCCCCGTCAG ACGACAAGACAGATGTCGGGATATGATCCGTGTACCGAAAGGTATGCCGAGGTTTATTACAACAGAGAAGATGTTCAAAAGGCGTTTCATGCTAATACGACCCGAATCCCATACAAATGGACTGCTTGCAG TGAGACTTTGAATCGGAATTGGAACGACAGTGAAGTGTCGATTCTTCCAATATATCGTGAACTTATTACTGCTGGATTGCGGATTTGGGTCTTCAG TGGAGATGTTGATTCAGTGGTTCCAGTCACAGCTACTAGATATGCACTTGCACAACTCAAGTTGAAAACAAAGGTTCCATGGTACCCTTG GTGGGAGGATGGACAGAGGTATATGAAGGGCTAA